The segment ATCCATTCTCTGCCCCTCAATCATATCTAAATATGGTTCTATATTCTGTGGAAATTTTTCTATAGTATCGAAAAGAACAGCATCTAATTCTGTTTGTATTTTTCCTTTGAAAACATTTCTTGTGTTTTCTTCCCATTCATTTAAATTATCGGAAAGTTCTTCAGTTGTCTTGGTTGAAGCTTCAATACTATCCATTATTTCATCAGTTCTCCTGCACCAAACGTAAATCGCCCAAATCGCTTTTCTTTTTTCGTACGGTAATAAAAGTGTTCCTAAATAAAAAGTTTTAGCCCATTTTTGAGTTTCTTTTTGGCATATTTCATATGCTTTATTAAGTTGGGATAATGAATTTTTCAAAAAAATTTTTTTTTGAGGTTTAATTTATTTTAGATGTTTCTCGTGAAACAATATTTGATGTTTTGGAATATTCTTTATTGATAGTTTCTGCGCATAATTTACCACTTAAAACAGCTCCCTCCATAGAAGCAAGATATTTTTGCATTGTATAGTCACCTGCTAAAAAAAAGTTTTTTATTGGAGATCTTTGACTAGGTCTGAATTCTTGACATCCAGGGACTGCTTTATATACAGATCTGGGTGTTTTTACAACTTTAAACTTTCTTAGTTTAGTTTTGTCATCCCCAATAAAATGGGTTGGAAATAACTTTTTGAGTTCTTCCATTGTTGCATCGACTATATCTTGATCACTTCTATTAATCCATTCTTTTGCAGGAGCAAAAACTAATTCAAGCATTGATCTATTTGGATCCTCATATTCCTTACAAGTAATACTCATATCTGCATAAACACTTAGAAGAGGAGATCTACTAAATAATAAGTGATCAATATCCGTTAATTTTTTATCAAACCATAGATGAATATTAATTACAGGTACTCCAATTAAACCATCTAGTTTTGAGAATGCATTTATACCTTTCCATTGGTCCGGAATTATTAGTTTAAAAAGATCTACAGGCATTGCACTAACGTAGGCATCTGCTGTAATCACTTTTTTCTTTTCATCTGAGTCTAAAGGGGCAATTGTAAAGCTTTTTACAGTGCTATCCTCATTTAGGTCTATTTTTCTTAGAGGACTATTCATATGAACCTCGCCTCCTCTCTCTGTTATATAATCCACCATTGGTTGGCAAAGTCTTTCTGGTGGAGCCCCATCAAGGAAAGCCATTTTTGAGCCGTTTTTTTCTTGTAAAAATCTATTAAGTGCTGTTAATAAAACTGTTGATGAGATTTCATCAGGTCCAATAAAATTAAGCGCTTTACTCATAGCGATAAATACTTCATCATTAACTCTCTCAGGAATATTGTGTTCTTTTAACCATTCTGTCCATGATTTTGAATCACATTTATCAAGATATTTCTGGCCTCTCAACATTGCAGGAACTAAACCTAAGCCAAATAAAATCTTTTCATTCCATGAAAGCATGTCATTGTTACTAAGAATTGCTGTTACTCCATTTGCAGGGGCAGGTATGTCAGGGAAATCAAATCTACTGTAAGTACCAGGCTCAGAAGGTTGATTGAAAATCATTGAATGACTTTTCCATTGAAGTCTGTCTTCTATGTCTAATTCTTTGAAAAGTTGGAGCATATTTGGATAAGCGCCAAAAAATATGTGTAAACCTGTCTCGTACCAATCTCCATCTTCGTCTTTCCAAGCAGCGACCTTACCGCCAAGTACATCTCTGGCTTCTAAAACTATGGGTATGTGGCCATTGTCAACAAGATATTTAGCGCAAGATAAACCTGCTAAACCTGCACCTGCAATTACAACACGCATTATAAAATCAAAAAAATAGTTAACACTTACTAAGAAGCTATCCTAAAGTTAAGACATAAATGTTTTTTTTGTTGATTATTTTTCAGAATTATGGAAAAAATGCTTTTAAAGTCAACCACTAGGCATGTAAGAATTTTTACTGCTGATGTGATTAATAACGATTTAGTATTCCATCCTAATAAATTAACTCTCGACTTAGATCCTGATAATGAATTCATTTGGAATGAAGACTCCTTAAAAAAAGTAAATCAAAGATTTACTGAACTTGTTCAAGAAAGAGCCGGAAAAAGTTTAGATGACTATGAACTTCGTAAAATAGGATCAGAAATTGAAGGTTTAATCAAATATTTGCTTCAAAATGGATTACTAAGCTATAACCCCGAATGTAGAGTCATGAATTATTCAATGGGTTTACCTAAGACTAAAGAAGTACTGTGAATAAATATCCTAATAGAGGTCCAAGAAGAGACCCTGGCAAAAATTCCTACTCCTCAAGGGATCGCGATAACTATATACAGCGGGATAGACGTATATCACCTTCTAACTCTGGACAAAAAAATAATTTCAGCACCGGAACGATTGCTGTACTTGCTGGCGTTTTGATACTAGGGGTAGGTATAGGGAGCGCCATTACCAGTACAACAGATGGAGGGCAAGGTAATATAGCTAGTCAACAGCAATTAGATATGGCCGTTCCAGACCCTGAATTTTGTAGGCAATGGGGAGCAAGTGCTTTTGTGATTGATGTAGAAATGTATACAACACTTAATCCTTCAACTAGTTTCGTAACACAACCGGCACTGCAACCTGGCTGCGTTATTCGAAGGGAAAATTGGACAGTGTTACAAAAACAAGGAGCTATAAGTAATGAGGATGTTAGAGAATGTAAGCAAAGAATGAATACTTTTGCTTACATAGGTTCAATAAGAGATAAGCCTATTGTTAAGTGTGTGTATCAGACTGATGTAAATGAGAACAAATTCATTATCAAAGGAGATGGACAAGCTGAAGATGGAGGGGTGGGAATCAATAAGGAAGCTATTCAATTTTAGATTGAGTTAACTTGCCTTAATGGGCTCTCAGAGCTTGCAAATTGAGGCAATATATATTTTTTAAAAACTTCTGATGCTCTAGATGTGTATCTTGATGGATTTGTAATTAATTTTAACTCCCTTTTTACCTCTAAATCAGCTAGGTGGGGTTTGTGAATTGACCCACCTGTTAATTCTCTCTCAATAGAAACAACAGGTAAAAAAGAAACACCAAGACCAGATTGAACTGCATTTTTAATTGCTTCAAGAGAATTTAACTCCATTTCTATTTTTAATCTTTGAATATCAAGACCAGAATCCTTTAAAAGTTTATCAACAACTTTTCTGGTTGTTGATTGAGAATCTAATGTGACGAAATTTAGTTTGTATAAATCTTCTTTCATCAATTCTTTCTTGTTTGCAAGTGGGTGTTTTGGTGGTAATACAAGAGCTAATTCATCAGTTGCATATGGAATTACTTGTAACAAGTTTTCTAGATCGCTTGGTAATTGACCTCCAATTATTGCTAAATCAATTTGACCATTAGCAACGCTCCAACCTGTTCTTCTAGTACTGTGAACTTGTAGTTGGACAGATACATCAGGATATTTTTGACGAAAAAGCCCTATCATTCTTGGCATTAAGTAGGTACCGGTAGTTTGACTAGCTCCAATTATGAGTGTTCCGCCTTTTAAACTATTTAAGTCTTCAATAGCTTTGCAAGCCTCATCACATTGATTAAGTATTCTTTCGCAATATTCAAGTAAAAGCTTACCTCCTTCCGTTAAAAGTGCTTTTCTACCACCTCTATCAAAAATTGTTATTTCAAGTTGTTTTTCTAAATTTTGAATTTGCAAACTGACAGCTGGTTGAGTCACATAAAGTAAATCAGCAGCCTTTTTAAAACTTCCTTGAGCTGCAATAGCTTTTAATATTCTTAATTGGTCAAGAGTAAACGGTAATTCTGGCATTATTTTTATGCCTACAATTTAACTTTAATTCTAATACCTAAGGGTATTATTGTTAATGATGAAAAACTTGTATTTTGAAATTATATGGAGACTCACAAAACTTCGTTATTGATTTTGGGATTAATATTAATTTTTGCTGTTATACATAGTGGAGGTGCTGCTTTAAGAAGTAGAGCAGAGGCTTTTATGGGAGCAAGATTATGGAGATTGCTTTTTGTTTCTTTGAGTTTGCCATCTGCACTGATTTTAATCAGTTATTTCTTAGCTCATAGATACGATGGAATTAGATTATGGAATTTTCAGGGTAATCATTATGTATTTTTGTTGGTTTGGATTTTAACTGCTATCAGTTTCTTATTTTTATATCCTGCAACATATAATTTATTAGAAATTCCTTCAGTTTTAAAACCTCAAGTTAGGATATATGGCACTGGAATAATGAGAATAACAAGACATCCGCAAGCATTTGGCCAAATTATATGGTGTTTAGCTCATACATTATGGATTGGGACATCTTTTACATTCATAACTTCGATAGGGCTAATTTTGCATCATCTTTTTGCAATATGGCATGGTGATAAAAGATTAGAAATTAAATTTGGTGAAGAATTTTATAAGTACAAAGAAAGTACCTCAATAATCCCATTTGTCGCAATATTTGATGGAAGACAGCAAATTAAACTAAAAGAATTTTTTAAATTATCACAAATTGGGATATTAATAGCCATTGCAATAATCTGGTGGTCT is part of the Prochlorococcus marinus subsp. pastoris str. CCMP1986 genome and harbors:
- the ndhM gene encoding NAD(P)H-quinone oxidoreductase subunit M, encoding MEKMLLKSTTRHVRIFTADVINNDLVFHPNKLTLDLDPDNEFIWNEDSLKKVNQRFTELVQERAGKSLDDYELRKIGSEIEGLIKYLLQNGLLSYNPECRVMNYSMGLPKTKEVL
- the pds gene encoding 15-cis-phytoene desaturase; amino-acid sequence: MRVVIAGAGLAGLSCAKYLVDNGHIPIVLEARDVLGGKVAAWKDEDGDWYETGLHIFFGAYPNMLQLFKELDIEDRLQWKSHSMIFNQPSEPGTYSRFDFPDIPAPANGVTAILSNNDMLSWNEKILFGLGLVPAMLRGQKYLDKCDSKSWTEWLKEHNIPERVNDEVFIAMSKALNFIGPDEISSTVLLTALNRFLQEKNGSKMAFLDGAPPERLCQPMVDYITERGGEVHMNSPLRKIDLNEDSTVKSFTIAPLDSDEKKKVITADAYVSAMPVDLFKLIIPDQWKGINAFSKLDGLIGVPVINIHLWFDKKLTDIDHLLFSRSPLLSVYADMSITCKEYEDPNRSMLELVFAPAKEWINRSDQDIVDATMEELKKLFPTHFIGDDKTKLRKFKVVKTPRSVYKAVPGCQEFRPSQRSPIKNFFLAGDYTMQKYLASMEGAVLSGKLCAETINKEYSKTSNIVSRETSKIN
- a CDS encoding NnrU family protein, which encodes METHKTSLLILGLILIFAVIHSGGAALRSRAEAFMGARLWRLLFVSLSLPSALILISYFLAHRYDGIRLWNFQGNHYVFLLVWILTAISFLFLYPATYNLLEIPSVLKPQVRIYGTGIMRITRHPQAFGQIIWCLAHTLWIGTSFTFITSIGLILHHLFAIWHGDKRLEIKFGEEFYKYKESTSIIPFVAIFDGRQQIKLKEFFKLSQIGILIAIAIIWWSHKYINIAVTTFNSSFMSKIFN
- a CDS encoding DUF3172 domain-containing protein; the protein is MNKYPNRGPRRDPGKNSYSSRDRDNYIQRDRRISPSNSGQKNNFSTGTIAVLAGVLILGVGIGSAITSTTDGGQGNIASQQQLDMAVPDPEFCRQWGASAFVIDVEMYTTLNPSTSFVTQPALQPGCVIRRENWTVLQKQGAISNEDVRECKQRMNTFAYIGSIRDKPIVKCVYQTDVNENKFIIKGDGQAEDGGVGINKEAIQF
- a CDS encoding LysR family transcriptional regulator, which translates into the protein MPELPFTLDQLRILKAIAAQGSFKKAADLLYVTQPAVSLQIQNLEKQLEITIFDRGGRKALLTEGGKLLLEYCERILNQCDEACKAIEDLNSLKGGTLIIGASQTTGTYLMPRMIGLFRQKYPDVSVQLQVHSTRRTGWSVANGQIDLAIIGGQLPSDLENLLQVIPYATDELALVLPPKHPLANKKELMKEDLYKLNFVTLDSQSTTRKVVDKLLKDSGLDIQRLKIEMELNSLEAIKNAVQSGLGVSFLPVVSIERELTGGSIHKPHLADLEVKRELKLITNPSRYTSRASEVFKKYILPQFASSESPLRQVNSI